One Salvia splendens isolate huo1 chromosome 12, SspV2, whole genome shotgun sequence genomic window carries:
- the LOC121757527 gene encoding uncharacterized protein LOC121757527 encodes MDDDAPKRISKRNGSNIKNYHHYRVEIFCQVVDLLTQEMENRFSEASTDLLSCMACLDPKNDFAAFNVHKLVHLATLYPKDFTSTQHTELFKQLETFVDVVRRDARLNGIEDLASLSQKIVETKKDKVFPLIYRLIEFVLILPVATASVERVFSAMKFVKADLRNRMGDEWLNDSLVVYNERFIFASLSNERILKRFQDLDTRRNQLSRLTDARAT; translated from the exons ATGGATGATGATGCTCCAAAGCGGATAAGTAAGAGGAATGGTTCAAACATCAAGAACTACCATCATTATCGCGTTGAAATATTTTGTCag GTCGTCGACTTACTTACACAGGAGATGGAAAATCGTTTCTCTGAGGCATCCACAGACTTGTTAAGTTGTATGGCATGCCTCGATCCAAAAAATGATTTCGCTGCTTTTAATGTTCATAAGCTTGTTCATCTTGCTACTCTTTACCCAAAGGACTTCACATCGACTCAACATACTGAATTGTTTAAACAACTTGAAACTTTTGTTGATGTTGTGAGAAGAGATGCACGATTGAATGGTATTGAAGATTTGGCTAGCCTATCTCAGAAGATTGTTGAAACCAAGAAAGATAAAGTTTTTCCGTTGATTTATCGTCTGATTGAGTTCGTATTGATCTTACCTGTAGCGACTGCATCTGTTGAAAGAGTATTTTCAGCAATGAAATTTGTCAAGGCTGACTTGCGGAATAGAATGGGAGATGAGTGGTTGAATGACAGTTTGGTAGTATACAATGAAAGATTCATCTTTGCTAGTCTTTCTAATGAAAGAATCTTGAAACGTTTTCAAGATCTGGATACCCGTAGAAATCAGTTGTCTCGGTTAACAGATGCTAGAGCTACTTGA